Proteins co-encoded in one Flavivirga eckloniae genomic window:
- a CDS encoding ParB N-terminal domain-containing protein, translating to MIKKNIEQEIITILKESQDIPEENKTELIKKVLDVCNQYVEPVSQVLWVPINTIMPNTYNPNKIAMPEKRLLLRSMLDHGITLPLIVSVKEQQHYMLIDGYHRWSLIKKSKVLQRRLNHKVPVVILDLPKTEQIVASIRHNRARGKHQIAEISEVVKTLSANGWSSKKIMEALGMDADEVLRLKQFKGLGELFKDNDYSQSWH from the coding sequence ATGATCAAGAAGAATATCGAACAAGAGATCATAACTATTCTAAAGGAAAGTCAAGATATCCCAGAAGAAAATAAAACGGAATTAATAAAGAAGGTCTTAGACGTCTGTAATCAATATGTAGAACCTGTTTCGCAAGTATTGTGGGTACCCATAAATACCATTATGCCAAATACCTATAATCCTAATAAAATAGCCATGCCAGAAAAGCGTTTGTTACTTCGTTCTATGCTAGATCATGGTATCACTTTACCCTTAATAGTATCAGTTAAAGAACAACAGCACTATATGTTAATTGATGGCTACCACCGTTGGAGTCTCATTAAAAAAAGTAAAGTATTGCAGCGTAGATTAAACCATAAAGTACCAGTAGTAATATTAGATCTTCCCAAAACAGAACAAATAGTGGCTAGTATACGGCACAATAGGGCTAGGGGAAAGCATCAAATAGCAGAAATAAGCGAGGTAGTAAAAACATTATCAGCCAATGGGTGGTCGTCAAAAAAAATTATGGAAGCATTGGGAATGGATGCAGACGAGGTACTAAGACTTAAGCAATTCAAAGGTCTTGGCGAATTATTTAAAGACAACGATTATTCTCAATCATGGCATTGA